Proteins from a genomic interval of Arachis hypogaea cultivar Tifrunner chromosome 10, arahy.Tifrunner.gnm2.J5K5, whole genome shotgun sequence:
- the LOC112714780 gene encoding uncharacterized protein — protein MELAQHRAMVNGRVEEMHGESSDQVPLRECRIRPSHPVGLVKKRAYIFDGMGNFYNKDWDLAELYQTEQVETDVADGRANEFSWYHVEIPKGNQRPSQSAQDLISVLCPPLKLQDILSLVSNGPFCAHVDGALVFRVNSPGPPSSDFTFRLSARITKKSVITVSLGRVPRLGFSRMGESLLSEIPTVESSSQFRGQQQEGSGIVIMEHVLEFLLTMNHSEEADNPVPRSVSNLVVHIIDTHIDQIQDLVTKIEMDLDSVELDLDKGGYALKKQMLDDRRFPKLHINLQRLLQVISHGEQVYLRVKEKCSSKRWFANEDINSLEELIGRLRRLKENVGFIANRVTAVQASLDSWQSEQINRKLYYLSFLSIIFLPLSIITGVFGMNVGGVPWTGQNSPELQDGFRNVLLLCVAMLFLVLLCFVFPTLYTRVAAVWQKRKGPGRSWSLNRKSFLKRPLRIGDQERGGYLRI, from the exons ATGGAACTAGCTCAGCATAGAGCTATGGTGAATGGGAGAGTTGAGGAGATGCATGGGGAAAGTTCTGATCAAGTGCCTCTCAGGGAGTGCCGAATCCGCCCTTCTCACCCCGTaggattggtgaagaagagagctTATATCTTTGATGGAATGGGAAATTTTTACAATAAGGACTGGGATCTTGCAGAACTTTATCAGACGGAGCAGGTGGAAACAGATGTAGCAGATGGCCGGGCGAACGAGTTTTCTTGGTACCATGTAGAAATCCCAAAAGGAAATCAAAGGCCTTCACAATCTGCGCAAGATCTCATCAGTGTTCTTTGCCCGCCTTTGAAACTCCAAGACATTCTCTCACTTGTTAGCAATGGACCATTTTGTGCACATGTTGATGGGGCACTTGTGTTTCGAGTTAATTCACCTGGTCCTCCCTCTAGTGACTTCACATTTAGACTTTCTGCTAGAATTACAAAAAAGTCGGTAATTACTGTGTCCTTGGGACGTGTTCCCAGGTTAGGTTTCTCACGCATGGGTGAATCACTACTTTCTGAGATTCCTACCGTAGAAAGCTCCTCTCAGTTTAGAGGTCAACAGCAGGAAGGAAGTGGAATTGTGATTATGGAACATGTTCTTGAGTTCTTATTGACAATGAATCACTCCGAGGAAGCTGACAATCCTGTTCCTAGATCTGTCTCAAATCTTGTGGTTCACATAATTGACACACATATAGATCAGATTCAAGATCTTGTGACAAAGATTGAGATGGACTTGGACTCTGTGGAGCTTGATCTTGATAAAG GTGGTTATGCTCTGAAAAAACAAATGCTAGATGACAGAAGATTCCCCAAGCTGCATATTAATTTACAGCGTCTCCTACAG GTAATTTCGCATGGAGAGCAAGTATATCTCCGAGTTAAAGAAAAATGCTCGTCGAAACGGTGGTTTGCCAATGAAGACATCAACTCCCTTGAAGAACTAATTGGAAGGTTAAGGAGGCTGAAGGAGAATGTAGGTTTTATAGCAAATCGTGTAACAGCAGTACAGGCTAGTCTTGACAGCTGGCAGTCGGAGCAAATAAACAGGAAACTGTACTATCTTTCGTTCCTTTCGATAATATTCCTCCCCTTATCCATCATAACAGGAG TGTTTGGCATGAATGTTGGTGGAGTTCCATGGACAGGGCAGAATTCGCCGGAGCTACAAGATGGTTTCCGAAACGTCCTGCTACTCTGCGTGGCGATGCTATTTCTTGtgcttctctgctttgtttttcCGACTCTTTACACTCGCGTAGCTGCTGTATGGCAGAAAAGGAAAGGTCCTGGAAGAAGCTGGTCGCTTAACAGGAAGTCGTTCCTCAAGAGACCGTTACGAATAGGAGATCAAGAAAGAGGGGGCTACCTTCGGATCTAA
- the LOC112714778 gene encoding heat shock 70 kDa protein, mitochondrial, with translation MAAAAVLRSLRRRDVASASVSAFRSLSGSTKPAYVAHKWSSLCRPFSSRPAGNDVIGIDLGTTNSCVAVMEGKNPKVIENSEGSRTTPSVVAFNQKGELLVGTPAKRQAVTNPTNTVFGTKRLIGRRFDDPQTQKEMKMVPYKIVKAPNGDAWVEANGQQYSPSQIGAFVLTKMKETAEAYLGKSISKAVITVPAYFNDAQRQATKDAGRIAGLDVQRIINEPTAAALSYGMNNKEGLIAVFDLGGGTFDVSILEISNGVFEVKATNGDTFLGGEDFDNALLDFLVSEFKRTDSIDLSKDRLALQRLREAAEKAKIELSSTSQTEINLPFITADASGAKHLNITLTRSKFEALVNHLIERTKAPCKSCLKDANISIKDVDEVLLVGGMTRVPKVQEVVSAIFGKSPSKGVNPDEAVAMGAAIQGGILRGDVKELLLLDVTPLSLGIETLGGIFTRLINRNTTIPTKKSQVFSTAADNQTQVGIKVLQGEREMAADNKMLGEFELVGIPPAPRGLPQIEVTFDIDANGIVTVSAKDKATGKEQQITIRSSGGLSEDEIEKMVKEAELHAQRDQERKALIDIRNSADTTIYSIEKSLGEYRDKIPSEVAKEIEDAISDLRTAMSGDNAEEIKAKLDAANKAVSKIGQHMSGGGSSGGSSTGGSQGGDQAPEAEYEEVKK, from the exons ATGGCAGCAGCCGCGGTGCTTCGCTCTCTTCGCCGCCGTGATGTCGCCTCTGCTTCCGTCTCAGCCTTTCGTTCG TTGTCGGGTAGCACTAAACCAGCTTATGTAGCTCACAAGTGGTCAAGTTTGTGTCGACCATTCAG TTCTCGGCCTGCTGGAAATGATGTTATCGGTATTGATTTGGGTACTACAAATTCCTGTGTTGCTGTTATGGAAGGAAAG AATCCTAAAGTTATTGAAAACTCTGAAGGTTCTCGAACAACACCATCTGTGGTTGCTTTCAACCAGAAAGGGGAGCTGCTTGTTGGTACACCGGCAAAACGTCAGGCAGTAACAAACCCAACAAACACCGTTTTTGGTACCAAGCGGTTGATTGGTCGGCGCTTTGACGATCCCCAAACACAGAAGGAGATGAAAATGGTTCCTTACAAGATTGTTAAGGCTCCAAATGGAGATGCGTGGGTTGAAGCTAATGGCCAGCAATATTCTCCTAGCCAAATTGGTGCCTTTGTTCTCACCAAGATGAAGGAGACAGCAGAAGCTTATCTAGGGAAGTCAATTTCCAAGGCTGTAATTACTGTACCAGCTTACTTCAATGATGCTCAGAGGCAGGCAACAAAAGATGCTGGTAGAATTGCAGGTCTTGATGTGCAGAGAATTATCAATGAGCCAACAGCTGCAGCACTTTCATATGGGATGAACAACAAAGAGGGCCTTATTGCGGTTTTTGATCTTGGAGGTGGAACATTTGATGTCTCCATCTTGGAAATCTCTAATGGTGTCTTTGAG GTGAAAGCAACAAATGGTGACACATTCTTGGGAGGAGAGGACTTTGACAATGCCTTACTGGACTTCCTTGTAAGCGAATTCAAGAGGACCGACAGTATTGACCTTTCAAAAGACAGGCTTGCTTTGCAGAGGCTTCGTGAAGCAGCAGAGAAGGCTAAGATAGAACTGTCGTCAACATCTCAAACCGAAATAAACCTTCCTTTCATCACTGCCGATGCATCTGGTGCAAAGCATCTGAACATCACATTGACCAGATCCAAGTTTGAGGCTTTGGTGAATCACTTGATTGAAAGGACCAAGGCACCATGTAAGAGCTGCTTGAAGGATGCTAATATATCTATCAAGGATGTTGATGAGGTCCTTCTTGTGGGAGGGATGACCCGTGTGCCTAAAGTCCAGGAAGTGGTTTCAGCTATCTTTGGAAAGTCTCCTAGCAAAGGAGTAAATCCTGATGAGGCAGTTGCCATGGGAGCAGCAATCCAGGGTGGTATCCTACGTGGAGATGTTAAAGAGCTATTGCTACTTGATGTTACCCCACTTTCTCTTGGTATTGAGACTTTGGGTGGTATTTTTACTAGGTTGATCAACCGCAACACTACTATTCCTACCAAGAAGAGTCAG GTGTTTTCAACAGCAGCTGACAACCAAACACAGGTGGGTATCAAGGTGCTGCAAGGTGAGAGGGAAATGGCTGCAGACAACAAAATGCTTGGAGAATTTGAGCTTGTCGGCATTCCTCCTGCTCCCAGGGGTTTGCCTCAGATTGAAGTTACCTTTGACATTGATGCCAACGGAATTGTTACTGTCTCTGCCAAAGACAAGGCAACCGGTAAAGAACAACAAATCACAATCCGATCATCTGGTGGGCTCTCAGAAGATGAGATTGAGAAGATGGTCAAAGAAGCAGAGTTGCATGCACAGAGAGACCAAGAAAGGAAGGCCCTTATTGACATCAGAAACAGTGCAGATACTACCATCTACAGCATTGAGAAGAGCTTGGGTGAATACAGGGACAAGATTCCCAGCGAAGTGGCCAAAGAAATCGAGGATGCTATTTCAGATTTGAGAACGGCCATGTCTGGGGATAACGCTGAGGAAATTAAGGCAAAGCTTGATGCTGCAAACAAGGCTGTCTCCAAGATTGGGCAGCACATGTCAGGTGGTGGCTCAAGTGGTGGTTCCTCAACTGGGGGGTCTCAAGGTGGTGACCAGGCTCCCGAGGCAGAATATGAGGAGGTGAAGAAGTGA